A region from the Caldilineales bacterium genome encodes:
- a CDS encoding phytoene desaturase: MKQKIIVIGSGFGGLSAAIRLAAQGHQVTLFEKRDKLGGRAYVYERDGFTFDGGPTVITAPWMLDDLWALAGKQPRDYFRLLSLDPFYRIFGHDKRYLDYNGDHDFILQQIDKFNPADKDGYTRFIATTKEIFDTGIALIDKPFLHATDMLAVAPDLVRLQSYRSVYGYVSKFIQDDFLRRCFSFHPLLIGGNPLNASSLYVLIHYLEREWGIHYAVGGTGAIVAAMGRLFSELGGTLHLNTEVKEILTKGRRVTGVRLADGSLHAADAVVSNADVAWTYLNLIPAQYRRHNSDAWVKRKRYSMSLFVIYFGTKRQYRDAGLAHHNIILSEDYKGLLRRIFANGDLPEDFSLYLHMPTLTDPSLAPPGGETFYVLSPVPHLAADIDWTTQARPYRDAIMQFLEANYLPDLQANIVAEHFIDPLHFQNTLNSYLGSAFSVQPTLLQSAWFRPHNRSEDFDNLYFAGAGTHPGAGLPGTLASGKIVAELVDK; the protein is encoded by the coding sequence ATGAAACAAAAAATCATCGTCATCGGCAGCGGCTTCGGCGGCCTTAGCGCCGCCATCCGGCTGGCTGCACAAGGCCACCAGGTCACGCTCTTCGAGAAGCGCGACAAACTCGGCGGCCGCGCTTATGTCTACGAACGCGACGGCTTCACCTTCGACGGCGGCCCCACCGTCATCACCGCACCTTGGATGCTGGACGATCTGTGGGCGCTGGCCGGGAAACAGCCCAGAGACTACTTCCGCCTCCTCTCGCTCGACCCCTTCTACCGCATCTTCGGCCACGACAAGCGTTACCTGGACTACAACGGCGACCATGACTTCATCCTCCAGCAGATCGACAAGTTCAACCCGGCCGACAAGGATGGCTACACCCGCTTCATCGCCACCACAAAGGAAATCTTCGACACCGGCATCGCCCTGATCGACAAACCCTTCCTCCACGCCACCGACATGCTGGCCGTGGCTCCCGACCTGGTGCGGCTGCAATCCTACCGCAGCGTCTACGGCTACGTCTCCAAATTCATCCAGGATGACTTCCTGCGCCGCTGTTTCTCCTTCCACCCCCTGCTCATCGGCGGCAACCCGCTCAACGCCTCCTCGCTCTATGTCCTCATCCACTACCTGGAGCGCGAGTGGGGCATCCACTACGCCGTCGGCGGCACCGGCGCCATCGTCGCAGCTATGGGCCGCCTGTTCTCGGAATTGGGCGGCACGCTTCATCTGAACACAGAAGTCAAAGAAATCCTCACCAAGGGCCGGCGGGTCACGGGCGTGCGCCTGGCCGATGGCAGCCTGCACGCCGCCGATGCGGTGGTGAGCAACGCCGATGTGGCCTGGACCTATTTGAACCTCATCCCCGCCCAGTATCGCCGCCACAACAGCGACGCCTGGGTCAAGCGCAAGCGCTACAGCATGTCGCTCTTCGTCATCTACTTTGGGACGAAGCGCCAGTACCGTGACGCCGGCCTGGCCCACCATAACATCATCCTCAGCGAAGACTACAAGGGCTTGCTGCGCCGGATTTTCGCCAACGGCGATCTGCCCGAAGATTTCTCGCTCTACCTGCACATGCCCACCCTCACCGACCCCAGCCTGGCCCCTCCCGGCGGCGAGACCTTCTACGTGCTTTCGCCTGTCCCCCACCTGGCTGCGGACATCGACTGGACGACTCAGGCCCGGCCTTACCGCGACGCCATCATGCAGTTCCTGGAGGCCAACTACCTGCCCGACCTCCAGGCCAACATCGTCGCCGAGCATTTCATCGACCCCCTCCACTTCCAGAACACCCTCAACAGCTATCTCGGCTCGGCCTTCTCGGTTCAGCCCACCCTGCTGCAATCAGCCTGGTTCCGGCCCCACAACCGCTCCGAGGACTTCGACAACCTCTACTTTGCCGGCGCCGGCACCCACCCCGGCGCCGGTCTCCCCGGCACCCTCGCCTCGGGCAAAATCGTGGCTGAATTGGTAGACAAGTAG
- a CDS encoding carboxypeptidase regulatory-like domain-containing protein: protein MKTQSVGKSALAAAVVLAVLILAAAGSRIEAQAGAGEGSAVPSAPVSPEISSAAHYDVSPPLAFLPPLAAEPGRAPLPVRPLLGRGDAAAAGSSAPDPVLQTSPGQAAMPAPFLTFEGVSNVDQVLPPDTIGDVGPDHFVQMVNISFAIWDKAGNRLYGPAGINTLWQGFGGPCQTSNDGDPVVLYDQLADRWLMSQFALPNFPEGPFYQCIAISTTGNPTGAWYRYAFLYHPTKLNDYPKFGVWPDGYYMTANQFVFTPNEEWAGQGVVVFERDKMLAGQPARMIYFDLFATDPRLGGMLPADMDGVLPPPAGTPNFLVQISDDDQGDPADRLQIWQLAVDWADPANTTLAPAQTPLAVAPFDGLICVTRSCLPQPGVGSESYLDAISDRLMYRAAYRNFGDHQALVLNHTVAVGNARAGIRWYELRRQQGDWSIQQQGTYAPDSTSRWMGSVAMDAGGNLALGYSAASTTVYPSIRYAGRLADDPAGVLAQAEVTMQPGAGSQLSIYGRWGDYSLMTVDPTDDCTFWYTQEYYQTTSTQDWQTRVGAFRFPSCISSPAGGVQGRVTNASTGAPVARAHLQLGAFSAETDADGRYRFLRVPAGSQTLGVSAYGFGPVNLSLVVPNGGALGQDVGLTPLPSLTLSGVVSDGGGQGWPLYARVEIAGYPNGPIFTNPATGEYRLDLFIGQSYSLVVSAVNGGYVPASRSFTLAEATRVQNFALLPDRADCTAPGYRPRFALRESFEANDGGFYEVEVAPSSWEWGVPSSGPGSAHSGTKLWATNLSGSYGNGEDGYLVSPPIDLRSFQGSPMTVAWWQWLETESGFDTATVEVSKDGGVSWTRVLGPVSGRVDSSWRQYTAQLDASFAVSNFKIAFNLRSDGSVTLSGYYVDDIAIYGGCDPEAGGLVVGHVLDANLNTGLNGARVSHAGGSSTTTVATPADLSLPDGYYQLFAPAGSAAMTATLAGGYSPLVERPTVMAGGVVRQDFRLPAGRLAFQPDRLAVAVEWGTTATASLLLKNEGGRQVEWEASIRPPAMAAVRAQSVAPAAIKTRPSSHPFDRGPVGTGGQAGEPAGGWAVSDRPELAANGWALLDPFPGGRSYRAAATTCDGENLFVFGGADDTSARGDAWRYDALQNLWTRLADMPLALMNMNASCIDDVIYLVGGYSIASDAQTNAFQIYDVATDVWQLSTWPVVDTPISAALDGNLYAFGGSSGGDVWRYDPVTAEWSLLPGQMPVAVGYAGVTVFDDYIFVLGGGVAGQGLTATVQRYHPATNTWDASGPPVPNARMSANAFSYGERIYVAGGGGRGGAPWTAFGDTWAFEPALWPGGAWVNQDHALVYPVVAAASVCVANRLHAVGGIDEVDLGEIRFYDVNQFLDLGLPCQNASAGPPWLGVAPVSGSMPAHGQVGLTLSFDAAQAQIPEPGVYRAALRVKEDSPYPSPSLPVTMTVTPPPTYGLLQGSLRGLGYCDAAPSPLPEAVVQVTSATGVIRETMSDANGAFHFWLPAAESPYAVVAGHPLHEFASAGGLTITGQTTTPLALDLRLLQPCLTLAPASVEATMAVGERLTLPVTLTNTGAETLSYRLLEKEPASAPSIPPQGGPDLFGYTWRDNRIQGGPHYQWVEIAPPAGGGGAEITQLTGKDDAYFWPMELPFAFPFYGQDYRRLAVSSNGILYFQDRMVTFDNSPIPGPTLDGLLTFIAPFWDDLVVGPGAIYTLAEADRLIIEYYQLQPFSGVQPGNWQAILFANGNILFQYQDVVFGSSNNYGGSATVGIQGDAETGLSFGFNAPRLTNGLAICFAYPGENERCQEYSDVDWLSATPDVGLVDPGGTAVAQVAIESGDSPADLAAHLILLSNDPQHGRRVLHVQVSVVAPTPTIADVRTTHLTDASATISWLTDVVADGSIVFGPDANHVHRTAADVRGEGVRDDAHFVTLTGLTPNTTYYFAVRSGPTQADNGGAFFRFKTGPTLTLPATDAAFGRVLQAGGGPAAGALVFLSLQDANGQGSSGRSAALSALTDANGYWSVNLGNARVSNLVRYFGYSAPGDRLQIEVRAGRDGVACPAAIDAAAGRPAPDLLLGPADDCAHIAQLTLKRGWSFIALPLAPSAPLTAAGLCTQATQQGGALVEVDRWHQAGWDGHACAAPANDFGLALGGGYFVRNNTASVWNLAGEPVTQPVSLTLNSGWNAISVPHTGAYTAASLCDEIISQGAPAVEIDRWLDSGWSGHICGLPFGDFAIERHQGYFLRVNGSWVITPQAPPDADEAVQAAAAAEPPAAIPAEAVAVSNLQLANLREGSATLSWLSEQPATGFVEYGETAALGSFGVDARGYDIVSRTHFVTVAGLKPDTTYFYRIVSGGEGGPAAPPASFRTIPALAAPPAPDTIYGRVFAVDGVTPAAGAILHLTLQDADGEGAAGQSLPLAALVDADGYWFANLGNARQRADGRAFVYSAAGDRLAVAAQGEQGLIYASFDTAALRPAASLSFAGRPSFYLPWVMR from the coding sequence ATGAAAACTCAAAGCGTGGGCAAGAGTGCGTTGGCGGCAGCGGTCGTGCTGGCTGTCTTGATCCTGGCAGCGGCCGGCTCCCGGATAGAGGCGCAAGCTGGAGCAGGCGAGGGATCAGCTGTTCCCTCGGCGCCAGTGTCGCCTGAGATCAGTTCGGCAGCGCATTACGATGTCTCGCCGCCGTTGGCCTTCCTGCCGCCCCTCGCGGCCGAACCGGGCCGCGCTCCGCTTCCCGTTCGACCCCTGCTGGGTCGCGGCGATGCTGCGGCTGCCGGATCATCCGCGCCCGACCCGGTGTTGCAGACCTCGCCCGGCCAGGCGGCCATGCCCGCGCCGTTTCTAACCTTCGAGGGCGTGAGCAATGTCGATCAGGTGCTGCCGCCCGACACCATCGGCGATGTCGGCCCCGACCACTTTGTGCAGATGGTCAACATCTCCTTTGCCATCTGGGACAAGGCCGGGAACAGGCTGTATGGGCCGGCGGGCATCAACACCCTGTGGCAGGGCTTTGGCGGCCCTTGCCAGACCAGCAACGACGGCGACCCGGTGGTGCTCTACGACCAGCTCGCCGACCGCTGGTTGATGAGCCAGTTTGCCCTGCCCAACTTCCCCGAAGGCCCCTTCTACCAGTGCATCGCCATCTCGACCACCGGCAACCCCACCGGCGCCTGGTATCGCTACGCCTTCCTCTATCATCCGACCAAGCTGAACGACTACCCCAAATTCGGGGTTTGGCCGGACGGCTACTATATGACCGCCAACCAGTTCGTCTTTACGCCCAATGAAGAGTGGGCGGGGCAGGGGGTGGTGGTTTTCGAGCGCGACAAGATGTTGGCCGGGCAACCGGCGCGGATGATCTACTTCGACCTGTTCGCCACCGACCCCCGGTTGGGTGGCATGTTGCCGGCCGATATGGATGGTGTGCTGCCGCCGCCAGCCGGGACGCCCAATTTCCTGGTGCAGATCAGCGACGACGACCAGGGCGATCCGGCGGATCGATTGCAGATCTGGCAACTTGCGGTCGATTGGGCCGACCCTGCCAACACGACGCTGGCGCCTGCGCAGACGCCCCTGGCGGTGGCGCCCTTCGATGGCCTCATCTGCGTCACCCGCAGCTGCCTGCCGCAACCCGGCGTCGGCTCCGAATCCTATCTCGACGCCATCTCCGACCGCCTGATGTACCGCGCCGCCTATCGCAACTTCGGCGACCACCAGGCGCTGGTCCTGAACCACACCGTCGCCGTCGGCAACGCCCGCGCCGGCATCCGCTGGTACGAACTGCGTCGTCAGCAGGGCGACTGGAGCATCCAGCAGCAGGGGACTTACGCCCCGGACAGCACCAGCCGCTGGATGGGGAGCGTGGCCATGGACGCGGGCGGCAACCTTGCCTTGGGCTACAGCGCCGCCAGCACCACCGTCTACCCGTCCATCCGCTATGCCGGGCGGCTGGCCGACGACCCGGCCGGGGTGCTGGCGCAGGCCGAGGTGACGATGCAGCCGGGGGCCGGTTCGCAACTCAGCATCTACGGGCGTTGGGGCGATTACAGCCTGATGACGGTGGACCCGACTGATGACTGCACCTTCTGGTATACGCAGGAATACTATCAGACCACCTCGACCCAGGACTGGCAGACGCGGGTCGGCGCCTTCCGCTTCCCCAGCTGCATCAGCAGCCCCGCCGGCGGTGTGCAGGGCCGGGTGACGAACGCCAGCACGGGCGCGCCGGTGGCGCGGGCGCATCTGCAACTGGGCGCTTTCAGCGCCGAGACCGACGCCGACGGCCGCTATCGTTTCCTGCGCGTCCCGGCCGGCAGCCAGACGCTCGGCGTCAGCGCCTACGGTTTCGGGCCGGTGAATCTGAGCCTGGTGGTTCCGAATGGCGGCGCGCTCGGCCAGGATGTCGGCCTCACCCCGCTGCCCAGCCTCACCCTCAGCGGCGTGGTGAGCGATGGCGGCGGCCAGGGTTGGCCGCTCTATGCCAGGGTCGAGATCGCGGGCTATCCCAACGGCCCCATCTTCACCAATCCCGCCACCGGCGAATATCGCCTCGACCTCTTTATCGGCCAGAGCTACTCGTTGGTGGTGAGCGCCGTCAACGGCGGCTATGTGCCGGCGTCGCGTTCCTTCACCCTTGCCGAAGCAACCCGCGTCCAGAATTTCGCCCTCTTGCCCGATCGGGCTGACTGCACCGCACCGGGCTATCGGCCTCGCTTCGCCCTCCGTGAATCGTTCGAGGCCAACGACGGCGGCTTTTACGAGGTCGAGGTGGCGCCATCCTCGTGGGAATGGGGCGTCCCCAGCAGCGGGCCTGGCAGCGCCCACTCAGGGACGAAACTCTGGGCCACCAACCTGAGTGGGAGTTATGGCAACGGCGAAGACGGCTATCTCGTTTCGCCGCCCATCGATCTGCGTTCCTTCCAGGGCAGCCCGATGACGGTGGCGTGGTGGCAGTGGTTGGAAACGGAATCCGGCTTCGACACAGCCACGGTCGAGGTCAGCAAGGATGGCGGCGTCAGTTGGACGCGGGTTTTGGGTCCGGTCTCCGGCCGGGTGGATTCGAGCTGGCGCCAGTACACTGCGCAGCTGGATGCCAGCTTCGCCGTCTCGAATTTCAAGATCGCCTTCAACCTGCGCAGCGATGGCAGCGTCACCTTGTCGGGTTACTATGTCGATGACATCGCCATCTATGGCGGCTGCGACCCGGAGGCAGGTGGGCTGGTGGTGGGGCATGTCCTCGACGCCAACCTGAACACAGGGCTGAACGGCGCCAGGGTGAGCCATGCCGGCGGGTCGAGCACGACCACCGTCGCCACCCCGGCCGACCTGTCGCTGCCCGATGGCTACTACCAGCTTTTCGCGCCGGCCGGTTCGGCGGCGATGACGGCCACGCTGGCTGGCGGCTACAGCCCGCTGGTCGAGCGGCCCACGGTGATGGCCGGGGGCGTCGTTCGCCAGGATTTCCGCCTGCCCGCCGGCCGGTTGGCGTTTCAACCGGACCGTCTGGCGGTGGCAGTGGAGTGGGGGACGACGGCGACGGCCTCGCTGCTGCTGAAGAACGAGGGCGGGCGGCAGGTCGAGTGGGAAGCCAGCATTCGCCCGCCGGCGATGGCGGCTGTGCGGGCGCAGAGCGTCGCCCCGGCCGCGATCAAGACCCGGCCCTCCAGCCATCCCTTCGACCGCGGCCCGGTGGGGACAGGAGGCCAGGCCGGCGAGCCGGCAGGTGGTTGGGCTGTGTCTGACCGGCCCGAGCTGGCGGCCAACGGTTGGGCGCTGCTCGATCCCTTCCCTGGCGGCCGGTCCTATCGGGCGGCTGCGACGACCTGTGATGGCGAAAACCTGTTTGTGTTCGGCGGGGCCGACGATACCTCGGCGCGCGGCGACGCCTGGCGTTATGATGCGTTACAGAACCTGTGGACGCGGCTGGCGGATATGCCTCTGGCGCTGATGAACATGAATGCCAGTTGCATCGACGATGTCATCTACCTGGTGGGCGGTTATTCAATTGCCAGCGACGCTCAAACCAACGCCTTCCAGATCTACGATGTCGCCACCGACGTCTGGCAGCTGAGCACCTGGCCGGTGGTGGATACGCCCATCTCGGCGGCGCTGGACGGCAACCTTTACGCATTCGGCGGCTCGTCAGGCGGTGACGTCTGGCGCTACGACCCGGTCACGGCTGAGTGGTCGCTGCTGCCGGGGCAGATGCCGGTGGCGGTGGGTTACGCCGGTGTGACGGTGTTCGACGATTACATCTTCGTCCTCGGCGGCGGCGTCGCCGGCCAGGGACTGACGGCCACCGTCCAGCGTTATCACCCGGCCACCAACACCTGGGACGCGAGCGGCCCACCGGTGCCAAATGCCCGCATGAGCGCCAACGCCTTTTCGTATGGCGAGCGGATCTACGTGGCCGGCGGCGGCGGGCGGGGTGGCGCCCCCTGGACGGCCTTTGGCGACACCTGGGCCTTCGAGCCGGCGCTGTGGCCGGGCGGCGCCTGGGTGAACCAGGATCATGCCCTCGTCTACCCGGTGGTGGCGGCGGCGTCTGTCTGCGTCGCCAACCGGCTGCATGCTGTAGGCGGCATCGACGAGGTCGATCTCGGCGAAATCCGTTTCTACGACGTCAATCAATTCCTCGATCTGGGCCTGCCGTGTCAGAATGCGAGCGCCGGCCCGCCCTGGCTCGGCGTGGCCCCTGTCTCTGGCAGCATGCCCGCCCACGGCCAGGTCGGCCTGACCCTCAGCTTCGACGCCGCCCAGGCTCAGATCCCCGAGCCGGGCGTCTATCGGGCGGCGCTGCGGGTCAAGGAAGACAGCCCCTACCCTTCACCCAGCCTGCCGGTGACGATGACGGTGACGCCGCCGCCCACCTACGGCCTGTTGCAAGGGTCGCTGAGGGGGCTGGGCTATTGCGATGCCGCGCCATCGCCGCTGCCAGAGGCCGTAGTGCAGGTTACCAGTGCGACCGGCGTGATCCGCGAGACGATGAGCGACGCCAACGGCGCCTTTCACTTCTGGCTGCCGGCAGCCGAATCGCCCTATGCGGTCGTAGCCGGTCATCCGCTACACGAGTTCGCCTCTGCCGGCGGCCTCACCATCACCGGCCAGACGACCACGCCCCTCGCCCTCGACCTGCGACTGCTGCAACCTTGCCTGACCCTTGCGCCGGCAAGCGTCGAGGCGACGATGGCGGTGGGCGAGCGCCTGACCCTACCGGTGACGCTCACCAACACCGGGGCCGAGACCCTCAGTTATCGCCTGCTCGAGAAGGAGCCGGCCTCCGCTCCCTCCATCCCACCGCAGGGCGGGCCGGACTTGTTCGGCTATACCTGGCGCGACAACCGCATCCAGGGCGGGCCGCATTATCAGTGGGTCGAGATTGCGCCGCCGGCCGGGGGAGGCGGGGCCGAGATCACGCAGCTAACTGGCAAGGACGACGCCTATTTCTGGCCGATGGAGTTGCCGTTCGCGTTTCCGTTCTACGGTCAGGACTATCGCCGGCTGGCGGTTTCGTCCAACGGCATCCTCTATTTCCAGGACAGGATGGTGACATTCGACAACTCCCCCATCCCTGGCCCGACCCTCGATGGCCTGCTCACCTTCATCGCCCCGTTCTGGGATGATCTGGTCGTCGGCCCAGGCGCCATCTACACTCTGGCCGAGGCGGACCGGCTGATCATCGAGTATTACCAGTTGCAGCCGTTCAGTGGCGTTCAGCCCGGCAACTGGCAGGCCATCCTCTTTGCCAACGGCAACATCCTCTTCCAGTATCAGGATGTGGTATTCGGTTCCAGCAACAACTATGGTGGTTCGGCCACGGTCGGCATCCAGGGCGACGCCGAGACCGGCCTGAGCTTTGGCTTCAATGCCCCGCGGCTGACGAACGGGCTGGCCATCTGCTTCGCCTACCCCGGCGAGAACGAGCGCTGCCAGGAGTACAGCGATGTTGACTGGCTGAGCGCGACCCCGGATGTGGGCCTGGTCGATCCGGGCGGGACGGCCGTGGCGCAGGTCGCCATCGAAAGCGGCGACTCGCCTGCCGACCTTGCCGCCCACCTGATTCTGCTGAGCAACGACCCGCAACACGGGCGCCGGGTGCTGCACGTGCAGGTGAGTGTGGTTGCACCCACGCCCACAATTGCCGATGTGCGCACCACCCATCTGACCGACGCCTCGGCCACCATCTCGTGGCTGACCGACGTCGTCGCCGATGGCAGCATCGTCTTCGGCCCTGACGCCAACCACGTCCACCGCACGGCCGCCGATGTGCGCGGGGAGGGTGTGCGCGATGACGCCCATTTCGTCACCCTGACCGGGTTGACGCCCAACACCACCTACTACTTCGCCGTCCGCTCCGGCCCCACGCAGGCCGACAACGGCGGCGCCTTCTTCCGCTTCAAGACCGGCCCCACCCTGACCCTGCCCGCCACCGACGCCGCCTTTGGTCGTGTGTTGCAGGCAGGCGGCGGCCCGGCGGCGGGCGCGCTCGTCTTCCTCAGCTTGCAGGATGCCAACGGCCAGGGCAGTTCGGGCCGGTCGGCGGCGCTATCGGCCCTTACCGACGCCAATGGCTACTGGTCGGTCAACCTGGGCAACGCGCGCGTCAGCAATTTGGTGCGCTACTTTGGCTATTCGGCCCCCGGCGACCGTCTGCAGATCGAGGTGCGGGCCGGGCGGGATGGCGTCGCCTGCCCGGCCGCCATCGATGCCGCCGCCGGCCGGCCGGCTCCCGACCTGCTGCTCGGCCCGGCCGACGATTGCGCCCACATCGCCCAACTGACGCTCAAGCGCGGCTGGAGCTTCATCGCCCTGCCCCTGGCGCCGTCCGCCCCCCTGACGGCGGCTGGCCTCTGCACCCAGGCCACTCAACAGGGCGGGGCGCTGGTCGAGGTCGATCGCTGGCATCAGGCCGGTTGGGACGGGCACGCCTGCGCGGCGCCGGCCAACGATTTCGGGCTGGCATTGGGCGGCGGCTATTTCGTCCGCAACAACACTGCCAGCGTTTGGAATCTGGCGGGCGAGCCGGTCACACAGCCGGTCTCGCTGACCTTGAACAGCGGCTGGAATGCGATCAGCGTCCCCCACACTGGCGCCTACACCGCCGCCAGCCTGTGCGATGAGATCATCAGCCAGGGCGCGCCGGCCGTGGAGATCGACCGCTGGCTGGATAGCGGCTGGAGCGGCCACATCTGCGGCTTGCCGTTCGGGGATTTCGCCATCGAGCGGCATCAGGGCTACTTCCTGCGCGTGAACGGTAGCTGGGTGATCACGCCGCAAGCGCCGCCGGACGCGGACGAAGCCGTCCAGGCCGCCGCAGCCGCCGAGCCGCCCGCCGCCATCCCCGCCGAGGCCGTCGCCGTCAGCAACCTCCAACTGGCCAACCTGCGCGAGGGCAGCGCCACCCTGAGCTGGCTGAGCGAGCAGCCCGCCACCGGCTTTGTGGAGTATGGCGAGACCGCTGCCCTGGGCAGCTTCGGCGTCGACGCCCGCGGCTACGACATCGTCAGCCGCACGCACTTCGTGACCGTGGCCGGTCTCAAGCCGGATACGACCTATTTCTACCGCATCGTATCGGGCGGGGAGGGCGGGCCGGCCGCTCCGCCGGCCAGTTTCCGCACGATCCCGGCGCTGGCCGCCCCGCCTGCCCCCGACACCATCTACGGCCGGGTCTTCGCCGTCGATGGCGTTACGCCGGCCGCCGGCGCCATCCTCCACCTGACCTTGCAGGATGCCGATGGCGAGGGCGCGGCAGGCCAGTCGCTACCGCTGGCGGCGTTGGTCGATGCCGATGGCTACTGGTTCGCCAATCTGGGCAATGCCCGGCAACGGGCCGATGGGCGAGCGTTCGTCTACTCGGCCGCGGGCGACCGGCTGGCGGTGGCCGCGCAGGGTGAACAGGGATTGATCTACGCCAGTTTCGACACCGCCGCCCTGCGCCCGGCCGCCTCGCTCAGTTTCGCCGGGCGGCCGTCGTTCTATCTGCCGTGGGTGATGAGGTAG
- a CDS encoding YbaK/EbsC family protein, whose protein sequence is MHPATHPTALRVQEAGRALGLDLDVLEFDASTRTAEEAAAAVGCTVGQIVKSLVFSVAGKPVICLVSGSNRLDERKLAAWAGVGRKQVERADAEIARTATGYAIGGVAPFGYPQPLPVLCDEDLFQHEVIWAAAGTPNAVFETTPQALAAATGAVVASLALQQERV, encoded by the coding sequence ATGCACCCAGCCACCCATCCCACCGCCCTCCGCGTCCAAGAGGCCGGCCGCGCCCTCGGCCTCGACCTCGACGTGCTCGAATTCGACGCCAGCACCCGCACCGCCGAAGAGGCTGCCGCCGCCGTCGGCTGCACCGTCGGCCAGATCGTCAAATCGCTCGTCTTCTCTGTGGCCGGCAAGCCGGTCATCTGCCTGGTCTCGGGCAGCAACCGGCTGGACGAGCGCAAACTGGCCGCCTGGGCCGGGGTCGGGCGCAAGCAGGTGGAGCGGGCCGATGCTGAAATCGCCCGCACTGCCACCGGCTACGCCATCGGCGGCGTCGCCCCCTTTGGCTATCCCCAGCCCTTGCCCGTGCTCTGCGACGAGGACTTGTTCCAGCACGAGGTCATCTGGGCGGCGGCGGGCACGCCCAACGCCGTGTTCGAGACCACGCCCCAGGCATTGGCGGCGGCGACGGGGGCGGTGGTCGCGTCACTGGCGCTGCAACAGGAACGCGTTTGA
- a CDS encoding AbrB/MazE/SpoVT family DNA-binding domain-containing protein — protein MTTATVQIRRKGVITLPGKIRKTHGLEEGDILSFTDLSEGVFLLTAKPSEAARTGDKVAHALEDAGVTLEELLETLEEERRTYYQEHYAQVQPVPG, from the coding sequence ATGACGACCGCCACGGTTCAGATTCGCAGAAAAGGGGTGATCACCCTCCCCGGCAAGATCAGAAAAACCCACGGCCTCGAAGAAGGAGACATCCTGAGCTTCACCGACTTGAGCGAAGGGGTTTTCCTATTGACCGCCAAACCTTCAGAAGCAGCGCGAACGGGAGACAAAGTCGCCCACGCTTTGGAGGATGCCGGCGTCACCTTGGAGGAACTGCTGGAGACACTGGAAGAGGAGCGCCGAACGTATTATCAGGAACACTATGCCCAGGTTCAACCTGTTCCTGGATAG
- a CDS encoding PIN domain-containing protein, which yields MPRFNLFLDSSALIAGVISSSGAARALLQFAEAGIIVITISEQVVVESERAIARKAPVALVFLRQTLRQTGLRIVPSPSAAEVASHADIIRDPTDVPIVVAAMSAAVDFLVTLNRHDFIDDPEVSVRSGLRIGAPADALRWLRAQVGVN from the coding sequence ATGCCCAGGTTCAACCTGTTCCTGGATAGCAGCGCCCTCATCGCTGGCGTCATCTCGAGTTCCGGAGCCGCGCGCGCCCTGCTGCAATTCGCCGAAGCAGGGATCATCGTCATCACCATTTCCGAACAAGTGGTGGTCGAATCTGAGCGCGCCATCGCTCGCAAGGCGCCAGTCGCGTTGGTCTTTTTGCGCCAGACACTACGACAGACTGGCCTGCGCATTGTACCTTCCCCCTCAGCCGCGGAGGTGGCTTCGCATGCTGACATCATTCGCGATCCCACTGATGTCCCCATTGTCGTCGCGGCCATGAGCGCCGCGGTCGACTTTCTTGTCACACTCAATCGTCACGATTTCATCGACGACCCTGAAGTATCAGTACGATCCGGCCTGCGCATTGGCGCACCTGCCGACGCCCTGCGTTGGCTTCGCGCCCAAGTTGGCGTGAATTGA